The stretch of DNA CTCCCTCCCTTCTCCCCCCTCCccgctcgccggcggcggcggcggccggaggcccgAAGGTGCATGGGCCAGGCTCTGCGCCGCGTGAGGCCCCCTCCTCCTGCGCCCTCGCCCCCGGCGAGGCCCCctcccccgcctccgccgcgggcaCCGCCGGCGGCTGCTGGCGGCGCGCCCTCCAATGGCGGTAAGGCAGCTTCCGCTTCTCCTAGTTTCTCCCCTCTAGGCTCTAGCTTGCTCGCCGTGTTGCGGTCGCGCGACGGCGCAGCGCTCTGCTACTGGACCTTCGATTTTGCCTAGGTTCCTGGTCCACTGGGGCCTGCATTTCCTTAGGTTAGTAAGTCTTGCCAGTATGATGTGGTTGTGGATTGAAGTCTGCTTAACGAATTAGGGACCGCGAGTGGGATGGTTTGGCAATTTTGACTGCTTATAGGACTTAAAGCTAGCTCTTGATTCTTGACCCTTTTTGTCTTTCTGTCCATGTGTTCAATCAGATGGGAGAAATCTATGCTGATGACTAGAACAAGACATCAGTATCTTGGTTCATGGTGCGTGCTTGGATGTTATATTATTATTCAGTTGGAATGTGATACGTTTAAGTAGGTACTCCTTGGTCCCAAATTACAACTCATTTTGGTTttttagatacatagtttttctatgtatctagacatagtggatatctaggtgcatagcaaaatatatgtatCTTAAAAACccaaaacgaattgtaatttgggacggagggagtagtacAAACGCTTCACTGAACCTAGCATGACTCTATTAAGTTGAGTTATATTGGCTTTGCAACTGTGAATTCCTAGTAGATATTTTTCAAAATTGAACGTATGCACAGAGTTATCACATCACACTAGTATTTTAGAAGATGGAAAGGTATGATAGTTTCTTGTATAATTTTTTGACTGGGTGCAGCATAGCTTCTGAAGTTCCTATAGATTTTAGCTTAGCAATATGCTGGAGGGTTCTATGCAACTGTTTATTCACAACCTTATTGATTAAAGAATTCGATGAATTGCGCGGTTTGATATCTTTTGTTGATCTAGTCAACTTCTAGGATAGTAATAGCCATCTTCTAGGTTAGTAAACCATTGATCTGTGAGGGGGCATGGAACCTCTCCTGGCAAATGCACAAAAGCTTTCAAGAAGTAATTGGTAAATCTGTTAGCTAATGAGTTCTGTATATGAAATTCTCGTTTTGAAAATTGAGTTCTTCCTCCAAATAACACGTTCCTCTGTAAAATGACATTGCAGCTCTCTGTGAACTGTAGCTTGTTTTAAAACCTTGAATCAGCTAGGATCTACTGATTCCAACCCTCAAACAAATGTGTAAATCCTTTCTTATTTGATTTTTCAAGGTGTGAGCCCCATACACCCTAGATTATACAAGGTGCCATATCCATGCCTATTGTAAACTCCAACACAACAGTCCTCTGTTTTGTGCCCTGCAATACAAGTGTTGACATGATTTCATTCAGTTCAATGCTGAATCCTGCTAGATATGGATACTAGTGTCTATGTGTTATCAAAGAAGGGAAGATTACTAAGCAGTTCAGAGTAGACAAGAACTGACATCTATCTGATCTGCAGTTCTGCACtcctgaatattttaaattGATTTGTGCAAGCAGTGTTATCATACGAAATAGGCATTAAACACCTTTAATGTTCATGGACGTGACAACCAGTGCCAAACTAGCTGGTAGTCAAGAGCATAAACTTTGACATTTAAGATAGTGTTTGATCCGTGTTGTAGTTGCATGGCATTTGATTTCTCTGTGTTGATGCTTTGAAGAAAAAGGTCATTGTTTTTTAGGATCAAAATCTACCATACTGAAACACTTGTGTGGGTGATTGGGTATGAGTTTAACTAATCCCAGTTGGGTCGTCTTTGGATAAGGTTTATTTTAATACCTATAAACTAAGCCTTCATATACCTTTTTTTGCAGTATACATGATTTCATGTTATTAACTGCAAATAAAATCTTCAATGAAACCTTTTACTGTAATCTACTGAGGCATATGTTTACTGGTTTCATAAGTCAGATTGTTGTGgtctagttttttttttctctcacCAGTCTGTAACTTTTTGAAGTGTTTCACAGATGTCAGAGAGCCAACAAATAATGCCCATGGTGTACTtgaggagcgtgatccaagttACGAGGAGATGCTTAAGCACATGGTTGGGAGAATCACTACTAAGCCTGGAGGAAAACCAGAAATGGGTGACGTAAGTCTTCTAATTCCAAAATGCTCTCCCTTTGTTAATAAGATGTTAGAGGAAGGAATGCTTGCAACCATCATATATCTGAATCATGAAAACTCTATTATTCCTTCTCAGATACTGATATGGTAAGTATGTGCTCTTCTTGGCAACCCTTATACAGGAGAAAACATTGGCCAACAAATGTTCCAGTTGAACAATACTGTAGTCGTCTGAATTCAAGTAGCTTGTTGTCCACTTCCTCGAAACGTTCATTTCAGTGGAAACATTGTAACAGAGGTTGCTATGTTGCAGGCTTCCATTGTACAGCGGTACGACAGGCCTCTCCCAAAGGTCAGAACTTCGAAGGCTGACCCTGGGCAAAGCGGGAGCAGGCAGCTGCCATCAGGAGCCCTTAACGTCCAGCACATCCAGGAGATCATCCAGCTGTACCAGGGCAAGTCCAGCACCCACCACGGTCCCATGAGCGTGGACGACATCGCCTCGAAGTTCAGAGTCGAAGCCTCCGTCGTCCGGAACATCGTGCAGTTTGTCTCGTTGCCCCAGGACGAAACCGCCAAGAAGAAAGAGGAGTTCTGAGAACCCGGGTGGGTGGCCCTGCTGCTGACGCTAAGCTTTCTCCATTCTTGTTCCCAAGTTTCATAGTGCCTTTTAGGTGTTtatctgttgctgctgctgctcctgctgAGATGATATGATGGAAATCGAAATGTGCGTGTGTTCCTTACCTGAATAAAGATGACAGTCTGCGTTTTTTACCCGACGGGCTCGTCATCCTTGTCATGGATATGAACGTTGGTCTATACTTGGTCTTTTAAAAGCACTATGAGCTATTTATGTTCTGGAGCTCAGTGTCAACAGTCAAAAGCGTACAATTGTTCTGTGACTTGAATACTTACTGTTGCTTTTACACCCCATTGTGAGATGGTTGCTTTCAGCTTCTCATGCAGCTGCTCTACTGGTGGATCAACCCATATGGATATGGCAAGGCAACTGTAGAACACAAGTAGATTGGCTCTGGTGCCGTCGTGACATCCGTCCTAATCAAATTATATTACTAGATATATTTGTTTTTGCTATGCATCGTTCCAAATTATATTATTAGATATATTCCTTTTGCTATGCATCTGATATATATTTCTAGATATATAGCAAAGTCTATATATCTAAATTTGCCGAAACGATTAATACTTTGGAACGAAGGGAGTACGTTATTTTGATAAATTTAGATATATATCTTTTAATATATATTTAGATACATGCTATATATtgaaaaaaaattatgtatctaaaTTTATTAAAATAACCTGTAATTTGGAATAGGACGAGTAAATTTTAATTGGAACCCTGCCAGAATAATTTGGTCGGCGACACGGCCGGCTTTGCCGGCATGGTTGCCCGTGACGCAAGTTTGGCAAGCTTAAAAGCTGGGTATCAATCGCCTTTGAATCTCATTTCTTGCTGATCCGCGCCCGCAGGAATCTCGACGCACGCCGCTCTGCTCGAAGTCGCCTCCCATTTCGCGGGTCGCCAGCGCGCCGCACGAGCGAGCTCCGCCCCGCTTCCCCTCCAGATCTCGGGCCTTGCAGAATCCTCCGCCCCGGCCACCCCGCAGGCTCCGCCGGATTCAGAACCTTCCAGAACCCTGCGCGCCgtcctcctcccctccgccgGATCTCGACACCCCTtcgcgggcgcggcgccggcggcaagATGGCGGTGAGTGAACCCCTCGTGGGGGGAGGATTAGCAACTTTCCGCGTGGTTCTCAGCTTCTTGAGCTGCCGCTGCAGCGGCCGTGCAAGCTTTAGCGGCGTAGAGTCACCCCACCATTCGGGAATCGTTGTCGGTGGCCGTGCACAAACAACTAGATGTTTTAAGCTCTTTATTACATCTTGGCATCTTGCGGGGGGCGTTTCCCCCCTTTTCCAGCCTGTTGTTGCTCTTCGATCAGCATCTGTCTGTACCTTCCCATGATTATGGTAGGCTCTGACGATGCGGTGCACAGAAATGCTGATTATCAGGACTGCTTCGATGTGTGATCATGACTTCTTTCTACCGTGAGGTAATCGCTCACTGCTTCAGCGGTTGTTTGTTTCATCTTGCAATAGGCTGTACAAGGACCCGTGCCCGTTGGAACAGCTAGCCGCAACGGCATTGCCTCTGAGGAGCCTAAAGTCGTCGTGGCAGAGAATGGGAAGACGGTTGATGTTCAGGACAAGGAAGTCAGCACGGAAGGCCTCTGCTCCATAAGTGCTTATGATCAGTGGATGCCGCTCTCTGTCTCGGGACAGCTTCCGAGACCCCGCTACAAGGTCCTCTTTGGCTTGTTGACTGCCTGATTTCACTTCTGTGCGTCGCATGACCGTTGCGCCTTGTTGATTCGGACTCATTTGTCTGTGATGGTTGCAGCATGGAGCTGTTGTGGTTCAGCAGAAGATGTATGTCTTTGGCGGCAATCACAATGGCCGTTACCTTGGCGACATTCAGGTAGGTTGGATGTATTGTTTCACAGCAGATTGCGCCTTTAAGTGTTGTATTGTTGGTAGTTGCGTTTATAGTTAGGAATTCTTGTGAACAACTTGAATTGAGATGTTATAGAGTCATCACCTCAATGGTTTCAATCTTACTTACAATAGCATTGTTAGGTTCACCTCAATGGTTTCAATCTTACTTACAGTGGCATTGTTAGGTTCACCTCAATGGTTTCAATCTTACAGTGGCATTATTAGGTTCACCTCAATGTTTCAATCTTACATACAATGGCATTGTTAGGTTCTGGATTTCAAAAGTCTGTCATGGTCAAAGCTGGAGGCTAAGTCACAATCAGGACCTTCAGAATCATCTGAATCAGTTTCATTTGCTGCATGTGCTGGTCATTCACTGGTAACCACCAAATGCTCTGGACACGTGAATCGAGTGAAATTGGTCAATTTTTCCCAATTGGTTAGCTTATAACTGTATAGTGTATTCGCATCTGGCTTTAATATCTTCCAGATTCCATGGGGAAATAAGATCCTATGTCTTGCAGGACATACCAGGGAACCTACAGAAAGTCTCAGTGGTTAGGCTAatatttctctctttttttcctaTTCGTTTCTCAGCGTATTCGTTATACTTTCAGTATTTCTTATACGATGTATTTTTGACAGTTAAAGAGTTTGATCCACAAACATGCACTTGGTCAACCTTGCGTACTTATGGAAGCTCACCGGTATGATTGCTCTATCTGTATTTTATCATCAGAAAGCTTCTAAAGTATTTGCACATATTACCTTACCTGAAACTTGCTTCATGTATTTTCCTAATCTGTGCTGGTATTTTTCTATTTACTTTAGAGCTCACGTGGTGGTCAATCGGTGACTCTTGTTGGCGATACATTGGTTGTGTTTGGCGGTGAAGGTCACGGGAGATCTCTTCTGAATGATCTTCACATTCTCGATCTGGAGACCATGACTTGGGATGAATTTGCGACCACGTAAGTTCTATGAAGAAAATATGTTTTCAGTTGGTTAACGACATTAGTAAATTCTTTTTGAAATAATTTCATTTTTATGTTCCTGGTCCCTACCGGATAGGAATGCTCAACCTTCCTCTACATGTTGAACTGGTTTCTTATAAAACTGTGGAGACCCAAACTTGAAAGTGACACGACAATGCTACTGCATAATTAGCTTGCAGTTGGTAATTACACTTGGCCTAGGACATGCAATGAAACTTGTATTATACTTGCTCTGCTTTGAGGTGCAGGACAAATATCTGACTTTGTAAAACTATGCTGTTGTTCTCCAGAGGCACTCCCCCTTCTCCAAGGTCAGAGCATGCTGCTGCTTGCTTTGCAGAGCAGTATCTTCTGATATTTGGTGGGGGATCTCATTCTACATGTTTCAGTGACCTACACGTCCTCGACACCCAGACAGTGAGAATCGATTCTTTTCTCTAAAGCTGGTAATCATTTTGGGAGTCCAAATCATTCACTTTGTTACAGATGGAATGGTCAAGACCAGAGCATCAAGGTGTTACTCCAGAACCAAGAGCAGGGCATGCAGGTGTAACTATTGGAGAATATTGGTTTATTACTGGTGGGGGAAATAGTAGGAAAGGTAAGATTGAGATATCTTACATGTTTATTGCATTATGATTTATGACACAAATGTACCTTCTTCTGTACATCGTCCATTTTCCTTGGTTTAGACAGCAGGAATTTTCTGATGAATGTAGCTGCCTACTTGTCTATCTTTTGTGTGCCAAATCATCTTCTTTTATCTTGGAGCTGCTCTTTGAATAATATCATTTGGCTTTCTAAAAAGTAACATAAAATAGTTCCATCTCACGTGCTCCTAACCACTACAGGTGTATCGGAAACTCTTGTACTTAACATGTCTACTTATGAATGGTCAGTTGTCACTGGTCTTGAGGCCCGTACG from Panicum hallii strain FIL2 chromosome 3, PHallii_v3.1, whole genome shotgun sequence encodes:
- the LOC112884825 gene encoding acyl-CoA-binding domain-containing protein 6-like isoform X1, giving the protein MAAVQGPVPVGTASRNGIASEEPKVVVAENGKTVDVQDKEVSTEGLCSISAYDQWMPLSVSGQLPRPRYKHGAVVVQQKMYVFGGNHNGRYLGDIQVLDFKSLSWSKLEAKSQSGPSESSESVSFAACAGHSLIPWGNKILCLAGHTREPTESLSVKEFDPQTCTWSTLRTYGSSPSSRGGQSVTLVGDTLVVFGGEGHGRSLLNDLHILDLETMTWDEFATTGTPPSPRSEHAAACFAEQYLLIFGGGSHSTCFSDLHVLDTQTMEWSRPEHQGVTPEPRAGHAGVTIGEYWFITGGGNSRKGVSETLVLNMSTYEWSVVTGLEARTPPTSEGSSLVMHTINGENFLVSFGGYSGRYSNQVYALKASLKSRVLFQQINEAGTNGIAPISPISEAANSSRKVIFEIEELQDKPGNKADTSKITAQVVKGERNQIEDKLNQEQLQSLRLKQELANVERRNTELTEELHLVRDQLSAEQERASKLENEVSEIQERLQKMDVLEKEFKLLRGEIDSGSDTAAASTDQLSRGGGFWRWNG
- the LOC112884825 gene encoding acyl-CoA-binding domain-containing protein 6-like isoform X2 — translated: MISGCRSLSRDSFRDPATSMELLWFSRRCMSLAAITMAVTLATFRFWISKVCHGQSWRLSHNQDLQNHLNQFHLLHVLVIHCVFASGFNIFQIPWGNKILCLAGHTREPTESLSVKEFDPQTCTWSTLRTYGSSPSSRGGQSVTLVGDTLVVFGGEGHGRSLLNDLHILDLETMTWDEFATTGTPPSPRSEHAAACFAEQYLLIFGGGSHSTCFSDLHVLDTQTMEWSRPEHQGVTPEPRAGHAGVTIGEYWFITGGGNSRKGVSETLVLNMSTYEWSVVTGLEARTPPTSEGSSLVMHTINGENFLVSFGGYSGRYSNQVYALKASLKSRVLFQQINEAGTNGIAPISPISEAANSSRKVIFEIEELQDKPGNKADTSKITAQVVKGERNQIEDKLNQEQLQSLRLKQELANVERRNTELTEELHLVRDQLSAEQERASKLENEVSEIQERLQKMDVLEKEFKLLRGEIDSGSDTAAASTDQLSRGGGFWRWNG
- the LOC112884078 gene encoding uncharacterized protein LOC112884078 isoform X2; its protein translation is MACFTDVREPTNNAHGVLEERDPSYEEMLKHMVGRITTKPGGKPEMGDASIVQRYDRPLPKVRTSKADPGQSGSRQLPSGALNVQHIQEIIQLYQGKSSTHHGPMSVDDIASKFRVEASVVRNIVQFVSLPQDETAKKKEEF
- the LOC112884078 gene encoding WAS/WASL-interacting protein family member 3 isoform X1, whose amino-acid sequence is MGQALRRVRPPPPAPSPPARPPPPPPPRAPPAAAGGAPSNGDVREPTNNAHGVLEERDPSYEEMLKHMVGRITTKPGGKPEMGDASIVQRYDRPLPKVRTSKADPGQSGSRQLPSGALNVQHIQEIIQLYQGKSSTHHGPMSVDDIASKFRVEASVVRNIVQFVSLPQDETAKKKEEF